A window of Rhabdothermincola salaria contains these coding sequences:
- a CDS encoding class I SAM-dependent methyltransferase, with translation MTGTDDLLPSENAELWEAHADWWQREFTEGVDPEYTEQILPIVTEWTAGHSRVLEVGTGEGQVARAVTAAARRDSRPEPLVVGVDPTVAQITEAARRAGGPVYARSGAEALPFADGTFDAVVCCLVFEHIDDVDGALAEVARVLESGGRFVFCLNHPLLQTPGSGWIDDQILDPPEQYWRIGAYLSEQAVVEQVEKGVFIRFVHRPLSRYVNAMADVGLQLERMLEPAPPAGFLARAPEYPEAASIPRLLTLVARRV, from the coding sequence GTGACCGGCACCGACGACCTCCTGCCCTCCGAGAACGCTGAGTTGTGGGAGGCGCATGCCGACTGGTGGCAGCGGGAGTTCACCGAGGGCGTGGACCCCGAGTACACCGAGCAGATCCTGCCCATCGTCACCGAGTGGACGGCCGGGCACTCCCGGGTGCTGGAGGTCGGCACGGGGGAGGGGCAGGTCGCCCGGGCCGTCACGGCCGCCGCTCGACGAGACAGCAGGCCCGAGCCGCTCGTCGTCGGGGTCGACCCGACCGTCGCCCAGATCACCGAGGCCGCTCGCCGCGCCGGCGGCCCGGTCTACGCCCGGTCCGGCGCCGAGGCGCTGCCCTTCGCCGACGGCACCTTCGACGCGGTGGTGTGTTGCCTGGTCTTCGAGCACATCGACGACGTCGACGGGGCCCTGGCCGAGGTGGCCCGGGTGCTCGAATCCGGTGGGCGGTTCGTCTTCTGCCTCAACCATCCGCTGCTGCAGACCCCCGGCTCCGGGTGGATCGACGACCAGATCCTCGACCCACCCGAGCAGTACTGGCGCATCGGCGCGTACCTCTCGGAGCAGGCCGTGGTCGAGCAGGTCGAGAAGGGCGTCTTCATCCGCTTCGTGCACCGCCCCTTGAGTCGCTACGTCAACGCCATGGCCGACGTGGGCCTCCAGCTCGAGCGCATGTTGGAGCCGGCTCCGCCGGCCGGCTTCCTCGCTCGAGCCCCGGAGTACCCCGAGGCCGCCTCCATCCCGCGCCTGCTCACGCTGGTGGCCCGACGGGTGTGA
- the gap gene encoding type I glyceraldehyde-3-phosphate dehydrogenase gives MTIRVGVNGFGRIGRNFFRAVKQSGADVEIVAANDLGAIPEMAHLLKYDSVMGRLDATVEATDEGIVVDGKLVKITAIRDPKDLPWGDLGVDVVVESTGFFTDRDKAAAHLDAGAPFVIVSAPATNADATFVVGVNDDTFDAAQHKVMSNASCTTNCFVPMIKVLDDAFGVEKGLMTTVHAYTGDQNLVDGPHKDLRRARASAVNIIPASTGAARATGLVLQSMQGKLDGTALRVPVPDGSITDFVGVLNTDVTKEEVNEAFKAAASSGPMSNVLVYTDEPIVSSDIVGSPASCTFDSSITMAMGNLVKILGWYDNEWGYSNRLVDLVQTVGAANK, from the coding sequence ATGACGATCCGCGTCGGTGTGAACGGCTTCGGCCGAATCGGTCGCAACTTCTTCCGGGCGGTGAAGCAGTCGGGTGCCGACGTCGAGATCGTCGCCGCGAACGACCTCGGCGCCATCCCCGAGATGGCCCACCTCCTCAAGTACGACTCGGTCATGGGCCGCCTCGACGCCACCGTCGAAGCCACCGACGAGGGCATCGTGGTCGACGGCAAGCTGGTCAAGATCACCGCCATCCGCGACCCCAAGGACCTCCCCTGGGGCGACCTCGGCGTCGACGTCGTGGTCGAGTCCACCGGCTTCTTCACCGACCGCGACAAGGCCGCCGCCCACCTCGACGCCGGCGCTCCGTTCGTCATCGTGTCCGCGCCGGCCACCAACGCCGACGCCACCTTCGTGGTCGGCGTCAACGACGACACCTTCGACGCAGCCCAGCACAAGGTGATGTCCAACGCCTCGTGCACCACCAACTGCTTCGTGCCGATGATCAAGGTCCTCGACGACGCCTTCGGTGTCGAGAAGGGCCTCATGACCACGGTGCACGCCTACACCGGCGACCAGAACCTCGTCGACGGGCCCCACAAGGACCTGCGCCGGGCCCGGGCCTCGGCGGTCAACATCATCCCGGCCTCCACCGGCGCCGCCCGCGCCACCGGCCTGGTGCTGCAGTCCATGCAGGGCAAGCTCGACGGCACCGCCCTGCGGGTCCCAGTCCCCGACGGCTCCATCACCGACTTCGTGGGCGTGCTCAACACCGACGTCACCAAGGAAGAGGTGAACGAGGCGTTCAAGGCCGCGGCCTCGTCCGGTCCCATGTCGAACGTGCTCGTCTACACCGACGAGCCCATCGTCAGCTCCGACATCGTCGGCTCGCCGGCGTCGTGCACCTTCGACTCCAGCATCACCATGGCCATGGGCAACCTGGTCAAGATCCTCGGCTGGTACGACAACGAGTGGGGCTACTCCAACCGCCTCGTCGACCTCGTCCAGACCGTCGGCGCGGCGAACAAGTAG
- a CDS encoding phosphoglycerate kinase produces MSVPTLEDLGDLDGRRVLVRADFNVPIADGEIVDDFRIRAALPTIGWLQGRGATVTACTHLGRPKGAPDPKYSVEPVRRRLAELAPGVELLDNLRFDPGETGNDPAFVQTLIDGQDAYVNDAFGASHRAHASIVGPPQFLPSAAGRLLEREVEVLLPLRHDPKRPFVVILGGSKVSDKLGVIEALSEVADTLVIGGGMCFTFLAAQGHSIGDSLVEPDQVDTCRRLLDSGIDLRIPTDITALSPEGQIGDPDAGGEVRQLGADLPDGWKGLDIGPGSAAEFGDLVAEARTVFWNGPMGVFEDPRFAAGTRAVAQAMADARGFTVVGGGDSAASLDAFGLAGDIDHVSTGGGASLELLENGDLPGLEALRGAPNAR; encoded by the coding sequence ATGAGCGTTCCCACGCTGGAGGACCTCGGCGACCTCGACGGTCGCCGGGTCCTCGTCCGCGCCGACTTCAACGTCCCGATCGCCGACGGCGAGATCGTCGACGACTTCCGCATCCGGGCCGCCCTGCCCACCATCGGGTGGCTGCAGGGCCGGGGCGCCACCGTCACCGCCTGCACCCACCTGGGTCGCCCCAAGGGCGCCCCGGACCCGAAGTACAGCGTCGAGCCGGTCCGCCGGCGCCTGGCCGAGCTGGCCCCCGGCGTCGAGCTGCTCGACAACCTGCGCTTCGACCCGGGCGAGACCGGCAACGACCCCGCCTTCGTGCAGACGCTGATCGACGGCCAGGACGCCTACGTCAACGACGCCTTCGGGGCGTCGCACCGGGCCCACGCGTCCATCGTGGGGCCCCCGCAGTTCCTGCCGTCGGCCGCCGGGCGCCTCCTCGAACGTGAGGTCGAGGTGCTGCTGCCGTTGCGCCACGACCCCAAGCGGCCGTTCGTGGTCATCCTCGGCGGCTCCAAGGTCTCCGACAAGCTCGGCGTCATCGAGGCGCTCAGCGAGGTGGCCGACACGCTCGTCATCGGCGGCGGCATGTGCTTCACGTTCCTCGCCGCCCAGGGCCACAGCATCGGCGACTCGCTCGTCGAGCCCGACCAGGTCGACACCTGCCGCCGGCTGCTCGACTCCGGCATCGACCTGCGCATCCCCACCGACATCACCGCCCTGTCGCCCGAGGGTCAGATCGGCGACCCCGACGCCGGCGGCGAGGTGCGCCAGCTGGGCGCCGACCTCCCCGACGGCTGGAAGGGCCTCGACATCGGCCCCGGTTCGGCCGCCGAGTTCGGCGACCTCGTGGCCGAGGCCCGCACCGTGTTCTGGAACGGCCCCATGGGCGTGTTCGAGGACCCCCGTTTCGCGGCCGGCACCCGGGCCGTCGCCCAGGCCATGGCCGACGCCCGGGGCTTCACCGTCGTCGGCGGCGGCGACTCCGCGGCCAGCCTCGACGCCTTCGGCCTGGCCGGCGACATCGACCACGTCTCCACCGGTGGGGGAGCCTCGCTCGAACTGCTCGAGAACGGCGACCTGCCCGGCCTGGAGGCCCTGCGAGGAGCACCCAATGCCCGCTGA
- the uvrC gene encoding excinuclease ABC subunit UvrC, whose amino-acid sequence MVQRPPAGTIPDAPGSYQFKDAHGRVIYVGKAKSLRQRLSNYFQNPRNLAPRTAQMVATAESVEWIQVRNDVEALMLEYSLIKQHQPRFNIRLRDDKSYPFLAVTLDDEWPRATVMRGAKRKGTRYFGPYAHAWAIRETLDLLLRTFPIRTCSQNKFNRHAKLGRPCLLFHIEKCTGPCVGEIAKPDYDDLVDELVSFLDGDTDTVIRRLEAQMAEAASELEFERAARVRDRLGAVRQAIEKQQMVVERSEDLDVIGLADDELEAAVQVFFVRRGRVVGRKGFVVDKAEDVTPGELVDRILEGLYADPPPMGVPKQVLVPTESADPELYEEFLGEVRGSKVAIRVPQRGDKRELMAMVTRNAEEELVRHRLRRASDHNTRARALNELQQYLDLPEAPLRIECYDMSHIQGSDYVGSMVVLEDGLPKKSEYRRFKIRSGQGNDDFAAMEEVLTRRLRAYLEDREKPVTERGGKFSYPPQLLLVDGGKGQLSVVVRVLEELGLDEEIPVASLAKQFEEVYRPGDPTPMRVPRGSDALYLLQRIRDEAHRFAISYHRQLRGKRMTTSVLDGIPGLGPTRKARLVKELGGVGAVKKASLENLKELSWLPDTVAEAVHTKIHGSSSRTPGPTVGS is encoded by the coding sequence ATGGTCCAGCGTCCCCCAGCCGGCACGATCCCCGATGCTCCCGGCTCCTACCAGTTCAAGGACGCGCACGGACGGGTGATCTACGTGGGCAAGGCCAAGAGCCTGCGCCAGCGCCTCTCGAACTACTTCCAGAACCCGCGCAACCTGGCGCCGCGCACCGCCCAGATGGTGGCCACCGCCGAGTCCGTCGAGTGGATCCAGGTCCGCAACGACGTCGAGGCGCTCATGCTCGAGTACAGCCTCATCAAGCAGCACCAGCCCCGGTTCAACATCCGCCTGCGCGACGACAAGAGCTACCCGTTCCTCGCCGTCACCCTCGACGACGAGTGGCCCCGGGCCACCGTCATGCGCGGCGCCAAGCGCAAGGGCACCCGCTACTTCGGCCCCTACGCCCACGCCTGGGCCATCCGCGAGACCCTCGATCTGTTGTTGCGCACGTTCCCGATCCGCACCTGCTCGCAGAACAAGTTCAACCGCCACGCCAAGCTCGGTCGGCCCTGCCTGTTGTTCCACATCGAGAAGTGCACCGGCCCCTGCGTGGGCGAGATCGCCAAACCCGACTACGACGACCTCGTCGACGAGCTGGTCAGCTTCCTCGACGGCGACACCGACACCGTCATCCGCCGCCTCGAGGCCCAGATGGCCGAGGCGGCCAGCGAGCTCGAGTTCGAGCGGGCGGCCCGGGTGCGTGACCGCCTGGGGGCGGTGCGCCAGGCCATCGAGAAGCAGCAGATGGTGGTGGAGCGCTCCGAGGACCTCGACGTGATCGGCCTGGCCGATGACGAGCTGGAAGCGGCGGTGCAGGTGTTCTTCGTGCGCCGGGGCCGGGTGGTGGGCCGCAAGGGGTTCGTGGTCGACAAGGCCGAGGACGTCACCCCCGGTGAGCTGGTCGACCGCATCCTCGAGGGCCTCTACGCCGACCCGCCCCCCATGGGCGTGCCCAAGCAGGTCCTCGTCCCCACCGAGAGCGCCGATCCCGAGCTCTACGAGGAGTTCCTGGGTGAGGTCCGGGGCTCGAAGGTCGCCATCCGGGTGCCCCAGCGCGGCGACAAGCGCGAGCTGATGGCCATGGTCACCCGCAACGCCGAGGAGGAGCTGGTGCGCCACCGGCTGCGCCGGGCGTCGGACCACAACACCCGGGCCCGGGCGCTCAACGAGCTCCAGCAGTACCTCGACCTCCCCGAAGCCCCGTTGCGCATCGAGTGCTACGACATGAGCCACATCCAGGGCAGCGACTACGTGGGCTCCATGGTCGTGCTCGAGGACGGTCTGCCCAAGAAGAGCGAGTATCGGCGCTTCAAGATCCGCAGCGGGCAGGGCAACGACGACTTCGCCGCCATGGAGGAGGTGCTCACCCGTCGCCTCCGCGCCTACCTCGAGGATCGGGAGAAGCCCGTCACCGAGCGGGGCGGCAAGTTCTCGTACCCGCCCCAGCTGTTGCTGGTCGACGGCGGCAAGGGGCAGCTCAGCGTGGTGGTCCGGGTGCTCGAGGAGCTGGGCCTCGACGAGGAGATCCCCGTCGCCTCGCTGGCCAAGCAGTTCGAGGAGGTCTACCGCCCGGGCGACCCGACGCCCATGCGCGTGCCCCGAGGCAGCGACGCCCTCTACCTGCTGCAACGCATCCGCGACGAGGCCCACCGCTTCGCCATCAGCTACCACCGCCAGCTGCGCGGCAAGCGCATGACCACCTCCGTCCTCGACGGCATCCCCGGCCTCGGGCCTACCCGCAAGGCCCGCCTGGTCAAGGAGCTCGGCGGTGTCGGCGCCGTGAAGAAGGCGTCGCTGGAGAACCTCAAGGAGCTCTCCTGGCTCCCGGACACCGTCGCCGAGGCCGTCCATACCAAGATCCACGGTTCCAGCAGTCGCACGCCAGGCCCTACGGTCGGCTCGTGA
- the rapZ gene encoding RNase adapter RapZ yields MSDFVVITGLSGAGRSEAANILEDLGWFVIDNLPPALMTKVAELAHAPGAGIAKVVLVVGTGPYHNEVLPALEALRRQGGRVRIAYFEAGTDVLVRRYESSRRRHPLAAPDLTLADTIEAERELLGPVKAEADVVVDTSELNVHELRTRVQDLFAEDTPASGMQTTLISFGYKHGLPLDTDLVIDCRFLPNPHWVEELRPQTGLDQPVKDYVLGQDITAEFLDEMRSLLELLLPAYVKEGKSYLTIAFGCTGGRHRSVAIAEEIAAGLRADGFDLRVTHRDLGR; encoded by the coding sequence ATGAGCGACTTCGTGGTCATCACGGGGCTCTCCGGGGCGGGCCGGTCCGAGGCCGCCAACATCCTCGAGGACCTCGGCTGGTTCGTCATCGACAACCTGCCGCCCGCGCTCATGACCAAGGTGGCCGAGCTGGCCCACGCCCCCGGCGCCGGCATCGCCAAGGTGGTGCTCGTCGTCGGCACCGGGCCGTACCACAACGAGGTGCTGCCCGCCCTCGAGGCGCTGCGCCGCCAGGGCGGACGGGTGCGCATCGCCTACTTCGAGGCCGGCACCGACGTGCTGGTGCGCCGCTACGAGTCCAGCCGTCGCCGTCACCCCCTCGCCGCCCCCGACCTCACCCTCGCCGACACCATCGAGGCCGAGCGTGAGCTGCTCGGCCCGGTGAAGGCCGAGGCCGACGTCGTCGTCGACACCTCCGAGCTCAACGTCCACGAGCTGCGCACCCGCGTGCAGGACCTCTTCGCCGAGGACACCCCGGCGTCGGGCATGCAGACCACGCTCATCTCGTTCGGCTACAAGCACGGGCTGCCCCTCGACACCGACCTCGTCATCGACTGCCGGTTCCTCCCCAACCCGCACTGGGTGGAGGAGCTGCGCCCCCAGACCGGCCTCGACCAACCGGTGAAGGACTACGTCCTCGGCCAGGACATCACCGCCGAGTTCCTCGACGAGATGCGGTCGCTGCTCGAGCTGTTGTTGCCGGCGTACGTGAAGGAAGGCAAGTCCTACCTCACCATCGCGTTCGGCTGCACCGGCGGCCGACACCGCTCGGTGGCCATCGCCGAGGAGATCGCCGCCGGGCTGCGCGCCGACGGTTTCGACCTGCGGGTCACCCATCGCGACCTCGGTCGCTGA
- the nadA gene encoding quinolinate synthase NadA, whose translation MATRLPPPLTIGALFPLGVPDNMLRLQIPLPERYADATLDDLASRIDAAKRTLGERVFILGHHYQRDEVMRWADARGDSFRLSVLAQQHPEADYIVFCGVHFMAESADILTDEHQKVILPDLNAGCSMADMADLDEVEEAWEALAKTTDISKVIPITYMNSSAALKAFVGEHGGAVCTSTNAKAVLEWALSLGDRADDGAGGKQVLFFPDQHLGRNTGHQLGFTEADMRLWNPRLERGGLSEADVKDATFLLWKGHCSVHQRFRPEHVAEFRAQHPDGIVVVHPECAHDVCEVADQVGSTDYIIKAVEAAPPGAVIGVGTEIHLVNRLNDETPDKTVVSLDPLVCPCSTMFRIDAQHLCWVLEGLVEGRVVNQITVDPETAAWARVALDRMLSIT comes from the coding sequence GTGGCGACCAGGCTGCCCCCACCGCTCACCATCGGTGCCCTCTTCCCCCTGGGGGTTCCAGACAACATGTTGCGGCTCCAGATCCCGCTTCCCGAGCGGTACGCCGACGCCACGCTCGATGACCTCGCGTCCCGCATCGACGCAGCCAAGCGCACGCTCGGTGAACGCGTCTTCATCCTCGGCCACCACTACCAGCGCGACGAGGTCATGCGCTGGGCCGACGCCCGCGGAGACTCCTTCCGGCTCTCCGTGCTCGCCCAACAGCATCCCGAGGCCGACTACATCGTGTTCTGCGGCGTCCACTTCATGGCCGAATCCGCCGACATCCTCACCGATGAGCACCAGAAGGTGATCCTGCCGGACCTCAACGCCGGGTGCTCCATGGCCGACATGGCCGACCTCGACGAGGTGGAGGAGGCCTGGGAGGCGCTGGCCAAGACCACCGACATCTCCAAGGTGATCCCCATCACCTACATGAACTCCTCGGCCGCGCTGAAGGCCTTCGTGGGCGAGCACGGCGGTGCGGTGTGCACCTCCACCAACGCCAAGGCGGTGCTGGAGTGGGCCCTCTCACTCGGCGACCGGGCCGACGACGGCGCCGGCGGCAAGCAGGTTCTGTTCTTCCCCGACCAGCACCTCGGCCGCAACACCGGCCACCAGCTCGGCTTCACCGAGGCCGACATGCGCCTGTGGAACCCCCGCCTCGAGCGAGGAGGCTTGAGCGAGGCCGATGTGAAGGACGCCACCTTCTTGCTGTGGAAGGGGCACTGCTCGGTGCATCAGCGGTTCCGCCCCGAACACGTGGCCGAGTTCCGGGCCCAGCACCCCGACGGCATCGTGGTCGTGCATCCCGAGTGCGCCCACGACGTGTGCGAGGTGGCCGACCAGGTCGGCTCCACCGACTACATCATCAAGGCCGTCGAAGCCGCTCCCCCAGGAGCGGTCATCGGGGTGGGCACCGAGATCCACCTGGTGAACCGCCTGAACGACGAGACCCCGGACAAGACCGTCGTCTCCCTCGACCCGTTGGTGTGCCCGTGCTCGACGATGTTCCGCATCGACGCTCAGCACCTGTGCTGGGTGCTCGAAGGCCTCGTGGAGGGTCGGGTGGTCAACCAGATCACGGTCGATCCCGAGACAGCAGCGTGGGCCAGGGTGGCTCTGGACCGGATGCTGAGCATCACCTGA